One Microbacterium trichothecenolyticum DNA window includes the following coding sequences:
- the panC gene encoding pantoate--beta-alanine ligase encodes MSVRVVRTVAELRAALAPHRAAGIGFVPTMGALHEGHLSLLRAARAENATVVLSIFVNPTQFGEAADLAAYPRTEDADVALAGEAGTDLVFAPSAAEMYPAGFATSVCVGGAITATLEGALRGRSHFDGVATVVAKLLLAVQPDRAYFGAKDAQQVVVVRRMVSDLGIPVEIVACPTSRDADGLARSSRNTRLSAEAREQAAAIPRSLRAAQDAFAGGIRDPRGLTIRVRDELAAAGLDPEYVEIVDADTLEPIADLAGPALLAVAVRVGEVRLIDNVVLAPGVDDRIALESGSA; translated from the coding sequence GTGAGCGTTCGCGTTGTTCGCACCGTCGCCGAGTTGCGCGCAGCCCTCGCCCCGCACCGGGCGGCCGGGATCGGTTTCGTGCCCACCATGGGAGCCCTGCACGAGGGGCACCTGTCGCTGCTGCGTGCTGCCCGTGCCGAGAACGCCACGGTCGTGCTGTCGATCTTCGTCAACCCGACGCAGTTCGGCGAGGCCGCCGACCTCGCGGCGTATCCGCGCACCGAAGACGCCGACGTCGCGCTGGCCGGCGAGGCCGGCACCGACCTCGTCTTCGCCCCCTCCGCTGCCGAGATGTACCCGGCCGGTTTCGCCACGTCCGTTTGCGTGGGCGGCGCCATCACTGCAACGCTCGAGGGGGCGCTCCGCGGCCGCTCCCACTTCGACGGAGTCGCCACGGTCGTCGCGAAGCTGTTGCTCGCGGTGCAGCCCGACCGCGCGTACTTCGGCGCCAAAGACGCACAGCAAGTCGTCGTGGTGCGGCGGATGGTGAGCGATCTCGGCATCCCCGTCGAGATCGTCGCGTGCCCGACCTCTCGCGACGCCGACGGCCTGGCCCGCTCGAGCCGCAACACGCGCCTGTCGGCCGAGGCGCGTGAGCAGGCGGCCGCCATCCCCCGGTCTCTGCGCGCCGCTCAGGACGCCTTCGCCGGCGGCATCCGCGATCCGCGCGGACTCACGATCCGGGTGCGCGACGAACTCGCCGCGGCGGGGTTGGACCCGGAGTACGTCGAGATCGTCGACGCCGACACTCTCGAGCCGATCGCCGACCTGGCGGGGCCCGCGCTGCTCGCCGTCGCCGTGCGCGTCGGCGAGGTTCGGCTCATCGACAACGTGGTGCTCGCCCCGGGCGTCGACGACCGCATCGCCCTCGAAAGCGGATCCGCGTGA
- a CDS encoding LLM class flavin-dependent oxidoreductase, which produces MPRIDLFSYGDVSPGQSPASFYRELEEQVVLGDRLGYHGVWVTEHHFRMRGEVPDPLTLFARLSGVTSRIRLGTSVVCAPFYHPIRLAEQALLVDALSGGRLDLGVGTGIASEEFAAVWGFDRSDAAARAREVVEILRQAIDDGVVDFEGEFYTFRDVEISPPAGRPARDLLWTAAGRNAVSLASAHGFRLMIPRPLPLAERLRINAEYRAAVPDGEVIHLRSGLVAPTRRLARERAVEFLREYAAIYLRTNWRGGPDSASFDDIADKLSFAVGTASEVADRIWEWTEQFDGTEETAIQFQGPHVAHAHVLESIELFAEQLPHLQADAARTSVPWTDRGIPARPAPSDLTPYDDAVAEPDVSAERVPDRPLTGKVLT; this is translated from the coding sequence ATGCCCCGTATCGATCTCTTTTCCTACGGTGACGTCTCGCCCGGGCAGTCACCCGCCTCCTTCTACCGTGAGCTCGAGGAGCAGGTCGTTCTCGGCGACCGGCTGGGTTATCACGGCGTCTGGGTCACCGAGCACCATTTCCGCATGCGCGGAGAGGTGCCCGACCCCCTCACCCTCTTCGCGCGCCTGAGCGGTGTCACCTCACGCATCCGCCTGGGCACCTCGGTCGTCTGCGCGCCGTTCTACCACCCCATCCGTCTCGCCGAGCAGGCGCTGCTGGTCGACGCGCTCTCGGGCGGTCGCCTCGACCTCGGTGTCGGCACCGGTATCGCGAGCGAGGAGTTCGCCGCCGTGTGGGGCTTCGACCGGTCGGATGCCGCGGCCCGGGCGCGCGAGGTCGTCGAGATCCTGCGCCAGGCGATCGATGACGGCGTGGTCGACTTCGAGGGGGAGTTCTACACGTTCCGCGACGTCGAGATCTCTCCGCCCGCCGGGCGGCCGGCCCGCGACCTGCTGTGGACGGCGGCCGGGCGCAACGCCGTGTCGCTCGCGAGTGCGCACGGATTCCGCCTCATGATCCCGCGACCCCTCCCGCTCGCCGAACGGCTGCGCATCAACGCGGAGTACCGCGCCGCCGTCCCCGACGGCGAGGTCATCCACCTGCGCTCGGGCCTGGTCGCTCCCACCCGCCGGCTCGCTCGGGAACGCGCGGTGGAGTTCCTGCGCGAGTACGCCGCGATCTACCTGCGCACGAACTGGCGCGGCGGCCCCGACAGCGCGAGTTTCGACGACATCGCCGACAAGCTCAGCTTTGCGGTCGGGACGGCCTCCGAGGTGGCCGATCGCATCTGGGAGTGGACCGAGCAGTTCGACGGCACCGAGGAGACGGCCATCCAGTTCCAGGGGCCGCACGTCGCCCACGCTCACGTGCTCGAGTCCATCGAGCTCTTCGCCGAGCAGCTGCCCCACTTGCAAGCCGACGCGGCGCGCACCTCGGTCCCGTGGACCGATCGCGGCATCCCGGCGCGGCCCGCCCCATCCGACCTCACCCCGTACGACGACGCGGTCGCCGAGCCCGATGTCAGCGCCGAGCGCGTCCCCGATCGCCCCCTCACCGGAAAGGTCCTCACATGA
- a CDS encoding Rossmann-like and DUF2520 domain-containing protein, which yields MRPPLPSPLLLAGPVLVVGDGRMGRALVAALEEAGVRVAGPVGRGETGADAGIVLLAVPDAAIASAASALAPGRLVGHLSGARDLSVLHPHEAFSLHPLMTVTGPGAPFAGVTAALAATTPAAFSVAAALADVLGMTGVEVRDEDRVAYHAAASIAANFLVTLEGIAEQLAATAGIEREALVPLVRAAVDNWADRGAAAALTGPVSRGDTATIARQRQAIAERLPDRVALFDALVDATRELAATQRTRIEAAP from the coding sequence ATGAGACCGCCCCTTCCCTCGCCCCTCCTGCTCGCCGGGCCCGTCCTCGTCGTCGGCGACGGCCGCATGGGCCGCGCGCTCGTCGCAGCCCTCGAGGAGGCCGGCGTGCGGGTCGCGGGCCCCGTGGGCCGGGGCGAGACGGGTGCGGACGCCGGGATCGTGCTCCTGGCGGTGCCGGATGCCGCGATCGCGTCCGCTGCCAGTGCCCTCGCCCCCGGACGCCTGGTCGGCCACCTCTCCGGGGCACGAGATCTCTCCGTCCTGCACCCGCACGAGGCCTTCAGCCTCCACCCCCTCATGACGGTGACCGGCCCCGGGGCGCCCTTCGCGGGTGTCACCGCCGCCCTCGCGGCGACCACCCCCGCGGCGTTCTCGGTCGCGGCCGCTCTCGCCGACGTCCTGGGGATGACGGGGGTCGAGGTCCGCGACGAAGACCGGGTGGCGTACCACGCCGCCGCCTCGATCGCGGCGAACTTCCTCGTGACGCTCGAAGGGATCGCCGAGCAGCTCGCGGCGACCGCCGGGATCGAGCGGGAGGCCCTCGTTCCCCTCGTGCGCGCCGCCGTCGACAACTGGGCCGACCGCGGAGCCGCCGCCGCCCTGACCGGTCCGGTCTCCCGCGGCGATACGGCCACGATCGCGCGACAGCGCCAGGCGATCGCCGAGCGCCTCCCCGACCGCGTGGCGCTGTTCGATGCCCTGGTCGACGCCACGCGCGAGCTCGCCGCCACCCAACGCACCAGAATCGAGGCCGCCCCGTGA
- a CDS encoding DUF1684 domain-containing protein yields MSDALTTAWHDWRRARDRAVFAPHGVAALAETAWLTAEPRRLDGVAGQWSADGDRVVGTGLAASGYTDSEGRAVGDDVVLRGGDVLRAAEKELRAFVRDGAPALRVFDPAAAERAGLVGIDAWEPLAEWALPARFEPSDAPREVELVDGHRSLASAVGVLHLTTPDGRSRSLDATVGPDALSVVFADATSGAESYRFRFLRVPLPDADGATQIDFTRAFLPPCAFSDHYVCPLPSARNRLDIPIPAGEKRPLRDGGERSPRRTPPRS; encoded by the coding sequence ATGAGCGATGCGCTCACGACGGCCTGGCACGACTGGCGCCGGGCCCGGGACCGTGCGGTGTTCGCTCCGCACGGGGTGGCGGCCCTCGCCGAGACGGCGTGGCTGACGGCCGAGCCTCGACGTCTCGACGGCGTCGCCGGGCAGTGGTCGGCCGACGGCGACCGCGTGGTCGGCACGGGATTGGCGGCGAGCGGCTACACCGATTCCGAGGGACGTGCCGTGGGCGATGACGTCGTGCTGCGCGGGGGCGACGTGCTGAGAGCGGCCGAGAAGGAGCTCCGCGCCTTCGTGCGCGACGGAGCACCGGCGCTGCGCGTGTTCGACCCGGCGGCGGCCGAACGTGCCGGTCTCGTGGGGATCGACGCGTGGGAGCCTCTGGCCGAGTGGGCGCTGCCGGCGCGGTTCGAGCCGTCGGACGCACCCCGCGAGGTCGAGCTCGTCGACGGACACCGCTCTCTCGCCTCCGCCGTGGGCGTGCTGCATCTCACGACGCCGGACGGCCGCTCACGGTCACTGGATGCCACCGTGGGACCCGACGCGCTGTCGGTCGTCTTCGCGGATGCCACGAGCGGTGCGGAGTCGTATCGCTTCCGGTTCTTGCGCGTCCCCCTTCCGGACGCCGACGGGGCGACGCAGATCGACTTCACGCGCGCCTTCCTGCCGCCGTGCGCCTTCAGCGATCACTACGTGTGCCCGCTGCCATCCGCCCGCAACCGGCTCGATATCCCCATCCCCGCGGGAGAGAAACGTCCGCTGCGTGACGGCGGTGAACGCTCCCCGCGCAGAACCCCGCCCCGTTCCTGA
- a CDS encoding TA system antitoxin ParD family protein, producing the protein MRTMPTRVDGDLYEAAQAVGAAASRSAAQQISHWARIGRELESSARVSARDIQRVLAGEARYDNLSEPEQARVRAEWEEQFAHRIASLDLAAEFTSAGRPWTEADDDGGVVARDPRAH; encoded by the coding sequence ATGCGTACGATGCCCACCCGCGTGGACGGAGACCTCTACGAGGCGGCGCAGGCGGTCGGTGCCGCCGCCAGTCGAAGTGCCGCCCAACAGATCTCTCATTGGGCGCGGATCGGCCGTGAACTCGAGTCGTCGGCGCGCGTGAGTGCCCGCGATATCCAGCGCGTACTCGCCGGTGAGGCGCGCTACGACAACCTCTCGGAACCGGAACAGGCGCGCGTGCGCGCCGAGTGGGAAGAACAGTTCGCGCATCGCATCGCCTCTCTCGACCTTGCCGCGGAGTTCACCTCCGCCGGGCGGCCATGGACCGAAGCGGATGACGACGGAGGCGTCGTCGCGCGCGATCCTCGCGCCCACTGA
- a CDS encoding AAA family ATPase, producing MPVLHLIAGPNGSGKTTFVTRVIGSVTHLPFINADVIAAERWPDAQMEHAREASQAAAEQRAHAIARGDSFISETVFSHESKLQLVQEARAHGYHVHLHVMMLPLEVTVRRVQERVAFDRGHDVPEQKVRARYERLWTYVSAARDIADRADFLDNSRAAAPFRLVARYQNGIPVGRVEWPEWTPDVLR from the coding sequence ATGCCCGTCCTCCATCTGATCGCGGGTCCGAACGGCTCCGGGAAGACCACATTCGTGACCCGCGTCATCGGCTCCGTGACGCATCTGCCCTTCATCAACGCCGATGTGATCGCTGCCGAACGATGGCCGGATGCGCAGATGGAACACGCTCGCGAGGCCTCGCAAGCCGCCGCTGAACAGCGCGCGCACGCGATCGCGCGCGGCGACTCCTTCATCTCGGAAACCGTGTTCAGTCACGAGAGCAAGCTCCAGCTCGTGCAGGAGGCCCGAGCCCATGGTTACCACGTCCACCTCCACGTGATGATGCTCCCGCTCGAGGTCACCGTGCGCCGCGTCCAGGAGCGCGTGGCTTTCGATCGCGGACACGACGTGCCCGAGCAGAAGGTGCGCGCGCGGTACGAGCGACTCTGGACGTACGTGTCCGCCGCTCGCGACATCGCAGATCGCGCCGATTTTCTCGACAACAGCCGCGCTGCCGCGCCGTTCCGGCTCGTGGCTCGGTATCAGAACGGCATCCCGGTCGGGCGGGTGGAGTGGCCGGAGTGGACGCCCGACGTTCTCCGGTGA
- a CDS encoding ABC transporter substrate-binding protein — MSRRTRFLAPTLAVVAALALSSCAGGSSTAPNADVPATPVTGGTLTYLATTEPPVWDGQRIPSLNVNSLNSSIFDTLVAQDADGTYKPDLATSWDISDDGLTYTFHLREGVTFHDGTPFTAAVLKQNIDRPLNEPDLATVSTGIAGTEVVDEHTLKVTLSRPNAALIHAFSTPHWPIYSGAVLSAHTPAELSSNPLLSVGTGPFKVAEYVKGSKLVLERNDDYQWAPETWGHSGPAYLDEVVVQFVPEPQARIGALTSGQADAVDQVPPLNIPEVQAAGDTVLQQDNTGTPYYLALNPNIAPFDDLNVRLALRSAIDVDGLLKGVYGGVYQKAWSTTLPGTPPEGAFDESLVGSWGYDLDEAESLLEKAGYTEVDAEGYRVKDGKRLTVQWPVDSLYVQTDQRQQLGEAIASSLKKAGFEVVRTPFDSAAFTTELAKGQHNLADASRGFADVGTSVVPFTTRAIPKSGGGSGINYGLVSDPVIDEAYGVISSSLDPQTRIAAAQKVQHRILDEGYAVPLYIPQKIVGTTAAVQGWKFDKVGYTDSFYDVWLAS; from the coding sequence ATGTCCCGCAGAACCCGTTTCCTCGCCCCGACGCTCGCCGTCGTCGCGGCGCTGGCTCTCTCTTCGTGCGCGGGCGGCAGCAGCACCGCACCGAACGCCGACGTCCCCGCCACCCCGGTGACGGGAGGCACCCTCACCTACCTCGCGACCACCGAGCCCCCCGTCTGGGACGGCCAGCGGATCCCGAGCCTGAACGTCAACTCCCTCAACAGCTCGATCTTCGACACCCTCGTCGCACAAGACGCCGACGGCACGTACAAGCCCGACCTGGCGACGTCGTGGGACATCAGCGACGACGGCCTGACCTACACCTTCCACCTGCGCGAAGGCGTGACGTTCCACGACGGAACGCCGTTCACCGCTGCGGTGCTGAAGCAGAACATCGACCGTCCGCTGAACGAGCCCGACCTCGCCACCGTCTCGACCGGTATCGCCGGCACCGAGGTCGTCGACGAGCACACGCTGAAGGTCACGCTGTCGCGCCCCAACGCCGCGCTCATCCACGCCTTCTCGACGCCGCACTGGCCGATCTACTCCGGAGCGGTCCTGTCGGCTCACACGCCGGCCGAGCTCAGCAGCAACCCCCTGCTGTCTGTCGGTACGGGGCCGTTCAAGGTGGCCGAGTACGTCAAGGGCAGCAAGCTCGTGCTCGAGCGCAACGACGACTACCAGTGGGCCCCCGAGACGTGGGGTCACAGCGGGCCGGCGTACCTCGACGAGGTCGTCGTGCAGTTCGTGCCCGAGCCGCAGGCCCGCATCGGTGCGCTGACGTCGGGGCAGGCCGACGCGGTCGACCAGGTGCCGCCGCTGAACATTCCCGAGGTCCAGGCCGCGGGTGACACGGTGCTGCAGCAGGACAACACGGGCACGCCGTACTACCTCGCGCTGAACCCGAACATCGCCCCCTTCGACGACCTCAACGTGCGGCTCGCCCTGCGCTCGGCGATCGACGTCGACGGTCTGCTCAAGGGGGTGTATGGCGGGGTCTACCAGAAGGCGTGGTCGACGACCCTGCCCGGAACTCCCCCCGAGGGTGCCTTCGACGAGTCGCTCGTCGGATCGTGGGGCTACGACCTCGACGAGGCGGAGTCGCTGCTCGAGAAGGCCGGGTACACCGAGGTGGATGCCGAGGGCTACCGCGTCAAGGACGGCAAGCGCCTCACCGTGCAGTGGCCCGTCGACAGCCTCTATGTGCAGACCGACCAGCGTCAGCAGCTGGGCGAGGCCATCGCCTCGTCGCTGAAGAAGGCCGGCTTCGAGGTCGTGCGCACGCCCTTCGACTCCGCGGCGTTCACCACCGAGCTCGCCAAGGGTCAGCACAACCTGGCCGACGCCTCGCGCGGCTTCGCCGACGTCGGCACGAGCGTGGTGCCCTTCACCACCCGCGCCATCCCGAAGTCCGGTGGAGGGTCCGGCATCAACTACGGTCTCGTGAGCGACCCGGTCATCGACGAGGCCTACGGCGTGATCTCGTCGAGCCTCGACCCGCAGACGCGCATCGCCGCCGCGCAGAAGGTGCAGCACCGCATCCTCGACGAGGGCTACGCCGTGCCGCTGTACATTCCGCAGAAGATCGTCGGCACGACGGCCGCTGTGCAGGGCTGGAAGTTCGACAAGGTCGGGTACACCGACAGCTTCTACGACGTCTGGCTCGCGTCCTGA
- a CDS encoding LLM class flavin-dependent oxidoreductase yields the protein MTRPSLPSTLDPRGTGPLGSRLRVGFITHLDQHDDLSRIYRDNIRLIQGIEELGYDSAWIATRHFFSGWAALPSPYAFLGAAAVSTSRIALGTAVLPVVLDDAVRVAEDLAVIDHLSGQRLLAGLGKGVPSDSFHVFEAYHPDRDGTFEAKLDTLDWALRGNTVEGGSASIWPPAPALEGRQFAGSSNIESIRAAARRGIGLILERFGNGPERTPEARRAFQQRQADSVVEYRRVFAETWGDARTPYVITSRSAFPGTTTDAALAEASETASRWNSFAAQLGRLDPSLSVPEQFLSDNFAWGDPRALADDLLADPTVALTDELVLGIHPVTHSIDQTLEKARVLIEQVVPLVEEGWRAARAEAGTAEAVTVS from the coding sequence ATGACCCGCCCCTCGCTGCCCAGCACCCTCGATCCGCGCGGAACCGGTCCTCTGGGGTCGCGACTGCGCGTCGGCTTCATCACCCACCTCGACCAGCACGACGATCTGTCGCGCATCTATCGCGACAACATCCGCCTCATCCAGGGGATCGAGGAACTCGGCTACGACAGCGCCTGGATCGCGACGCGGCACTTCTTCTCGGGCTGGGCGGCACTGCCCTCGCCCTACGCGTTCCTCGGCGCGGCCGCGGTGAGCACCTCACGCATCGCCCTGGGCACGGCGGTGCTGCCGGTGGTGCTCGATGACGCGGTGCGCGTCGCGGAAGACCTCGCCGTCATCGACCATCTGTCCGGCCAGCGGCTTCTCGCCGGGCTCGGAAAGGGCGTTCCGAGCGACTCGTTCCACGTCTTCGAGGCGTACCACCCCGACCGCGACGGCACCTTCGAGGCCAAGCTCGACACCCTGGACTGGGCCCTGCGCGGCAACACCGTGGAGGGCGGATCGGCCTCGATCTGGCCACCGGCCCCGGCCCTGGAGGGGCGTCAGTTCGCCGGGAGCTCCAACATCGAGAGCATCCGTGCGGCCGCCCGTCGCGGCATCGGACTCATCCTCGAACGCTTCGGCAACGGCCCCGAGCGCACCCCCGAGGCCCGTCGAGCGTTCCAGCAGCGGCAGGCGGACTCGGTCGTCGAGTACCGCCGCGTGTTCGCCGAGACCTGGGGCGATGCCCGCACGCCCTACGTCATCACCTCCCGCTCGGCGTTCCCGGGGACCACGACCGACGCCGCGCTCGCCGAGGCGTCCGAGACGGCCTCGCGGTGGAATTCCTTCGCGGCCCAGCTCGGTCGCCTCGATCCCTCGCTCTCGGTGCCCGAGCAGTTCCTCTCCGACAACTTCGCGTGGGGCGATCCGCGCGCCCTCGCCGACGATCTGCTCGCCGACCCCACCGTCGCCCTCACCGACGAGCTGGTGCTCGGCATCCATCCGGTGACGCACTCGATCGACCAGACGCTGGAGAAAGCGCGGGTGCTGATCGAGCAGGTGGTCCCGCTCGTGGAAGAGGGGTGGCGTGCCGCGCGGGCGGAAGCGGGGACCGCCGAGGCGGTGACCGTGTCATGA
- the panB gene encoding 3-methyl-2-oxobutanoate hydroxymethyltransferase produces MTRPKVTLPRLRALAAEATPIVMVTAYDFASGRVAERAGVDIVLVGDSGAQVVLGHPDTTSVTLDEMLTLAKAVRRAVHTPLVLCDLPFGSSELSDEQAVATSVRFVHEAGAEAVKLEGASPARLSRLRAIVEAGIPVVGHVGLTPQTATALGGLRTQGRTVDEALRVARDALAVQDAGACALVIEAVPADVVAEIRRALRIPVIGIGAGAADGQVLVQHDLLGISEGRVPTFVKRYADLGKAMVDGVEAYAREVRDGHFPAVEHTYPASADVVAAVREFVDGR; encoded by the coding sequence GTGACGCGCCCCAAGGTGACGTTGCCCCGCCTCCGCGCGCTGGCGGCCGAGGCAACGCCGATCGTCATGGTCACGGCATACGACTTCGCGTCGGGCCGGGTCGCCGAGCGCGCCGGTGTCGACATCGTGCTGGTCGGCGATTCCGGCGCCCAGGTCGTCCTGGGCCACCCCGACACCACCTCGGTGACACTCGACGAGATGCTGACGCTCGCAAAGGCCGTACGCCGAGCCGTGCACACGCCGCTCGTCCTGTGCGACTTACCCTTCGGCTCGAGCGAGCTGAGCGACGAGCAGGCGGTGGCGACCTCCGTCCGCTTCGTGCACGAGGCCGGCGCCGAGGCGGTCAAGCTCGAGGGCGCGAGCCCGGCACGCCTGTCGCGCCTACGGGCGATCGTCGAGGCGGGCATCCCGGTCGTGGGCCACGTGGGCCTCACCCCGCAGACCGCCACGGCTCTCGGCGGTCTCCGCACCCAGGGGCGCACCGTCGACGAGGCCTTGCGCGTGGCTCGCGACGCGCTCGCGGTACAGGATGCCGGAGCCTGCGCGCTCGTCATCGAAGCCGTGCCCGCCGACGTCGTCGCGGAGATCCGGCGGGCGCTGCGCATACCCGTCATCGGTATCGGCGCGGGTGCTGCCGACGGCCAAGTGCTCGTGCAGCATGATCTGCTCGGTATCTCGGAGGGCCGTGTGCCCACGTTCGTCAAGCGCTACGCAGACCTCGGCAAGGCGATGGTCGACGGCGTCGAGGCGTACGCGCGGGAGGTGCGCGACGGGCACTTCCCGGCGGTCGAGCACACCTACCCGGCCTCCGCCGACGTCGTGGCAGCTGTGCGGGAGTTCGTCGACGGCCGGTGA
- a CDS encoding agmatine deiminase family protein — translation MWRMPAESARHERTWMAFPREGVTLGEGTATREEGYRAWADVAHAVAQFEPVTMVVDPTEMTRARRMLTSSIEIVEAPLDEFWMRDVGPTFVVDPDRPGVLGAVDWIFNGWGAPDWAEWQKSALLARVVAEHVGAERIDSLLVAEGGGLHVDGEGTVLLTETVQLDPRRNPFADRARVEAEMARTIGATDAVWLSRGLTRDYDDFGTNGHVDIVATFAAPDHVLIHDQTDADHPDHEVSRLVRRELSDAFAALGRTVTITGVPAPSTVRDDHGWVDWSYINHLVTNDGVVLCGFGDETADARARDIVADAYPGRRVVTVDARALFDRGGGIHCITQQQPTVN, via the coding sequence ATGTGGCGCATGCCCGCCGAATCCGCCCGGCACGAGCGCACGTGGATGGCTTTCCCCCGCGAGGGCGTCACCCTGGGCGAGGGCACGGCGACCCGCGAGGAGGGGTACCGCGCGTGGGCCGACGTCGCCCACGCCGTCGCGCAGTTCGAGCCGGTCACGATGGTCGTCGACCCGACCGAGATGACCCGCGCCCGACGCATGCTCACCTCGTCGATCGAGATCGTCGAAGCCCCGCTGGACGAGTTCTGGATGCGCGACGTGGGGCCCACCTTCGTCGTCGACCCGGACCGGCCGGGTGTGCTCGGCGCGGTCGACTGGATCTTCAACGGCTGGGGCGCCCCCGATTGGGCCGAGTGGCAGAAGTCGGCTCTTCTGGCCCGGGTGGTGGCAGAGCACGTCGGCGCCGAGCGCATCGACTCGCTGCTCGTGGCCGAGGGCGGCGGCCTGCACGTCGACGGCGAGGGCACCGTGCTGCTGACCGAGACCGTGCAGCTCGACCCGCGCCGCAACCCCTTCGCCGATCGCGCCCGCGTCGAGGCCGAGATGGCTCGCACGATCGGGGCGACGGATGCCGTGTGGCTCTCACGAGGCCTGACCCGCGACTACGACGACTTCGGTACCAACGGCCACGTCGACATCGTCGCGACCTTCGCCGCACCCGATCACGTGCTCATCCACGATCAGACCGATGCCGACCACCCTGACCACGAGGTCTCGCGCCTCGTCCGCCGGGAGCTCTCCGACGCCTTCGCGGCCCTCGGACGCACCGTGACCATCACCGGCGTTCCCGCTCCCTCGACCGTGCGCGACGACCACGGATGGGTGGACTGGAGCTACATCAACCATCTCGTCACCAACGACGGCGTGGTGCTGTGCGGCTTCGGCGACGAGACCGCCGACGCCCGCGCACGCGACATCGTCGCGGACGCGTACCCGGGGCGGCGTGTGGTCACGGTCGACGCACGTGCGCTGTTCGACCGGGGTGGCGGCATCCACTGCATCACGCAGCAGCAGCCCACCGTGAACTGA